A genome region from Setaria italica strain Yugu1 chromosome III, Setaria_italica_v2.0, whole genome shotgun sequence includes the following:
- the LOC111256703 gene encoding pentatricopeptide repeat-containing protein At4g39530-like: MLRSLSLLLLHSSLPSRPTPSRLLSSAAAAAATTATSVSASGALNGRAHGTVSAVLEIVGPIELLFPASEAHLYVRIVRRCARDALAAGAAAAHAHVVKRGFASDVLVSNVLLDAYAKGGSLTAGRQLFDEMAHRDVVSWCTIIAAHANRGLVVEAIEIFKELLSSDQVKPNRFVISSVLNACARSGVMELGLMVHGLVVKSGLGVDRFVEVGFVDMYAKCGNVGDAFRLFNKIPVKSSVAWNAMISGFVENSCFIEAAELFQDMHRVGMAMDVVTLRVVAGVAAVLGTFNLSRNIHVYALKVGLGVDCFVVCELIKSAGRVGETQYIGKLVAAVRRPDVSLYSLAISSYHSNGCRDEAVKLAEVFLSSGLNLREGDMVTVLNICQIEEEVQQMHAFTLKTGRFCYTNVCNALMSVYSELGSLLCAESIFKTMQSPDIVSWAGVMAGCVKNLQYERACSYFRELSDAGAPLDQHCIATVINACTSLQDLDKGMQIHSLALKLGLLLADFVSASLVNMYAKCHSIEGAVELFSHALFPRNLVVTNAMLSGYSRNFMPEKALLLFYREYQFGLCPDQFTLSIVLGACSDIGAKKAGEQIHGYLVKYGSGYLDVIIGNAIIDFYVKCGCIASACRFFHSMKSWNINSYAMLMLGYIQNRCSDEALQLFSKMQHSGLRANRVTFARILRGCADLCAIDLGRQLHASIIKMGLLSEVYVTNALVGMYTKSNVWTESRRSSQETLAGNVPEQDTTDNFSSEQRYASSTLEEVGLFTLDEENDHVSLADAWKIYIAAASQFNGSPLPTHMVGHELGIKTNIGNGKNANYNGSKLWLNYKDGNYQGNRYGSVKLFNLFQEGSKKSDHLVLVVSIDSINSKMKDVGFVNVEPVKRYGSVPALGFPP, translated from the coding sequence ATGGAACCGTCTCTGCCGTGCTGGAGATCGTCGGCCCCATCGAGCTCCTCTTCCCGGCCTCCGAGGCGCACCTCTACGTGCGCATCGTGCGGCGCTGCGCGCGCGATGCcctcgccgcgggcgccgccgccgcccacgcgcacGTAGTTAAACGCGGATTTGCGTCCGACGTTCTCGTATCCAACGTCCTTCTGGATGCGTATGCCAAAGGAGGCTCCCTGACGGCCGGACGCCAACTGTTCGACGAAATGGCACACAGGGACGTCGTGTCCTGGTGTACCATCATTGCCGCGCACGCCAACCGCGGGCTCGTCGTTGAGGCAATTGAGATATTCAAGGAGCTCTTGTCCTCTGATCAGGTGAAGCCAAACCGGTTTGTCATCTCGTCAGTGCTGAATGCATGTGCCAGGTCTGGTGTCATGGAGCTTGGGCTCATGGTTCATGGATTGGTGGTCAAGTCTGGCTTGGGTGTCGATAGGTTCGTGGAAGTTGGATTTGTCGACATGTACGCGAAATGTGGCAATGTGGGTGATGCTTTTAGGCTGTTTAATAAAATTCCAGTGAAGAGCTCTGTTGCTTGGAATGCAATGATTTCTGGTTTTGTTGAGAACAGTTGTTTCATAGAGGCTGCTGAGCTTTTTCAAGATATGCATAGAGTTGGCATGGCAATGGATGTGGTGACGTTGAGGGTAGTAGCTGGTGTTGCGGCTGTTCTGGGAACATTCAATCTTTCTAGAAACATTCATGTTTACGCACTTAAAGTGGGCTTGGGAGTAGATTGTTTTGTTGTGTGTGAACTGATCAAGTCAGCTGGGAGGGTAGGTGAAACTCAGTACATTGGAAAGCTTGTTGCTGCAGTTAGAAGGCCTGATGTGTCTTTGTATTCTTTGGCTATCTCAAGCTATCACTCAAATGGTTGTCGGGATGAAGCAGTGAAACTTGCAGaagtttttctttcttcaggtCTCAATTTGAGAGAAGGAGACATGGTTACAGTGCTAAACATATGTCAAATAGAAGAGGAGGTTCAACAAATGCACGCTTTTACTTTGAAAACCGGAAGGTTTTGTTATACTAATGTATGCAATGCTCTGATGTCGGTATATTCTGAACTTGGATCACTTTTGTGTGCGGAATCAATCTTCAAAACTATGCAATCACCAGACATTGTATCATGGGCTGGAGTCATGGCAGGCTGTGTCAAGAACCTCCAATATGAAAGAGCATGCAGTTACTTTAGGGAGTTAAGTGATGCTGGAGCACCTCTAGATCAGCATTGTATTGCTACTGTCATAAATGCCTGCACCAGTCTTCAGGACTTGGATAAGGGAATGCAGATTCATTCTTTAGCTCTTAAACTTGGGCTGCTACTTGCTGATTTCGTCAGTGCATCACTAGTAAACATGTATGCAAAATGCCATAGCATTGAGGGTGCTGTTGAGTTATTCTCCCATGCGCTGTTCCCACGAAATTTAGTTGTAACTAATGCCATGCTTTCTGGATATTCCAGGAATTTCATGCCAGAGAAAGCTCTGCTGCTCTTTTACAGGGAATATCAGTTTGGTCTGTGTCCTGACCAGTTCACTTTGTCAATTGTTCTTGGTGCATGTTCTGATATAGGAGCAAAGAAGGCTGGTGAGCAGATCCATGGCTACCTTGTAAAATATGGTTCTGGATACTTGGATGTCATTATTGGAAATGCTATCATAGACTTTTATGTCAAGTGCGGATGCATTGCTAGTGCTTGTAGATTCTTTCATAGCATGAAGAGTTGGAACATCAATTCATATGCCATGTTAATGTTGGGTTATATTCAGAACAGATGCAGTGATGAAGCTCTTCAGCTTTTCTCTAAGATGCAGCACAGTGGATTGCGTGCAAATCGTGTCACCTTTGCAAGAATCTTACGGGGTTGTGCTGATCTGTGTGCTATTGATTTGGGAAGACAACTGCATGCTTCCATCATAAAGATGGGTCTGCTTTCTGAGGTATATGTCACAAATGCACTTGTAGGAATGTACACAAAATCTAATGTTTGGACCGAATCGAGAAGAAGTTCTCAAGAAACTTTGGCAGGAAATGTTCCAGAACAAGATACCACAGATAATTTTAGTTCAGAACAAAGGTATGCAAGCAGCACTCTTGAAGAAGTTGGATTGTTCACATTGGATGAAGAGAATGACCATGTAAGTTTGGCTGATGCATGGAAGATCTacattgctgctgcttctcAATTTAATGGAAGTCCACTTCCCACTCATATGGTTGGCCATGAACTTGGGATCAAGACCAACATAGGGAATGGAAAAAATGCCAATTACAATGGGAGTAAGCTTTGGCTAAATTACAAGGATGGCAACTATCAGGGAAATAGATATGGATCAGTTAAGTTATTTAACTTATTTCAAGAGGGCAGCAAAAAATCTGATCATCTAGTCCTGGTTGTTTCCATTGATAGTATAAATTCAAAGATGAAGGATGTAGGATTTGTTAATGTGGAACCAGTGAAAAGATATGGCAGTGTCCCTGCACTTGGTTTTCCTCCTTGA